A genomic stretch from Arachis stenosperma cultivar V10309 chromosome 3, arast.V10309.gnm1.PFL2, whole genome shotgun sequence includes:
- the LOC130970833 gene encoding auxin-induced protein 15A-like: MGFRLPGIRKATKEASKGEVPKGYLAVYVGEKMKRFIVPISYLNQPSFQDLLSKAEEEFGYVHPMGGLTFSCTEDMFLDIVSVLA, from the coding sequence ATGGGATTTCGTTTACCTGGTATTAGAAAAGCTACAAAGGAAGCTTCAAAGGGTGAAGTGCCAAAGGGGTATCTTGCAGTGTATGTTGGAGAAAAGATGAAGAGATTCATTGTTCCAATATCATATTTGAACCAACCATCATTTCAAGACTTGCTGAGTAAAGCAGAAGAAGAATTTGGTTATGTTCATCCAATGGGTGGCCTCACATTTTCTTGCACAGAAGACATGTTCTTAGACATCGTATCCGTTCTGGCTTGA
- the LOC130967502 gene encoding UPF0481 protein At3g47200-like, translating into MEGGNPDDVLIKINAMLEEAQPLLTDECCIYRVPDEIRKFKKDAYTPKVVSIGPFHHGNPKLLKMEDQKRLYCRQFIERSETKNLKSFVSCVQELEPEVRRCYSDDIKLSIEKHIRVILVDCCFILELLCRYHHRDAILLPPRLGNFMHYDLLLLENQVPFFVLAKLHNLAFPSTLNSRGQNNYPSLLWLTLHYIIPNYIISSDKVGLSLSNVSTIAHFTDLSRKLLLISSHLFQPSVSGCSRTAEVTHLYSASKLKEAGVNFEVNKNSPCLLDLQLSGHTLRIPFIRVDDSTEIVLRNLLAFEQCHCVNESYLTDYITVFDYLINTDKDVDLLIKKGIIDNWLSDSNAVAEMFNGLGVNIMQTDFNVKYSSIFQDLNAFCAHPWNRKVATLRRDYCNTPWKTVASIAGIFLLILTIIQTVFSILQVVH; encoded by the coding sequence ATGGAAGGTGGGAATCCTGATGATGTTTTAATCAAGATTAATGCAATGTTGGAGGAAGCACAACCTCTTCTTACTGATGAATGCTGCATCTATAGGGTGCCCGATGAAATCCGCAAGTTCAAAAAAGATGCATACACTCCAAAGGTTGTTTCAATTGGTCCTTTTCACCATGGGAATCCAAAGTTGCTAAAGATGGAGGACCAGAAAAGATTATATTGCAGACAATTCATTGAAAGATCAGAGACAAAGAACTTGAAAAGTTTTGTGAGTTGCGTGCAAGAGCTCGAGCCAGAGGTTCGTCGTTGTTACTCAGATGACATCAAACTTAGCATTGAGAAACATATCAGGGTGATATTGGTGGATTGCTGCTTCATATTAGAGCTTTTATGCAGGTACCACCATAGGGATGCCATTCTTCTGCCACCAAGGTTAGGGAATTTTATGCACTATGATTTGTTGTTGCTTGAGAATCAAGTCCCTTTCTTTGTTCTTGCGAAGCTTCACAATCTAGCTTTCCCTTCTACTTTAAATAGTAGAGGCCAGAACAACTATCCTTCATTATTATGGCTCACTCTTCATTATATCATTCCTAATTATATCATTTCTAGTGATAAGGTTGGGTTATCCTTATCCAATGTTAGCACAATAGCTCATTTCACAGATCTATCAAGAAAGCTTCTATTAATATCCTCTCACTTATTCCAACCATCAGTCTCTGGATGCTCAAGAACTGCAGAGGTAACACATCTTTATAGTGCATCTAAGTTGAAGGAAGCTGGAGTGAATTTTGAAGTAAACAAAAATAGTCCATGCTTACTAGACTTGCAACTTTCTGGTCATACTTTGAGAATCCCGTTCATTAGAGTCGACGACAGTACTGAAATTGTTTTGAGAAATTTGTTAGCGTTCGAGCAATGCCACTGTGTTAATGAATCCTATCTCACTGACTATATTACTGTCTTTGACTACCTAATCAACACAGACAAAGATGTAGATTTACTGATTAAGAAAGGAATAATTGATAACTGGTTAAGTGATAGCAATGCAGTGGCTGAAATGTTCAATGGTCTTGGAGTCAACATTATGCAGACAGATTTTAATGTGAAATATTCAAGCATTTTTCAAGATTTGAATGCTTTCTGTGCTCACCCTTGGAATAGAAAAGTAGCAACTTTGAGGCGCGACTACTGCAACACTCCATGGAAGACGGTAGCTTCCATTGCTGGAATTTTTCTACTTATTCTCACCATCATTCAGACAGTATTCTCCATCCTCCAAGTAGTACATTAG